In the Oncorhynchus nerka isolate Pitt River linkage group LG2, Oner_Uvic_2.0, whole genome shotgun sequence genome, one interval contains:
- the LOC115145971 gene encoding PAK4-inhibitor inka1-like: MLCLRDSGCCLRDQMHYMMRSLQDLKHFRRTCPAAAPAITPAHRSAVARACYQRALQLERRTRLRISDASTASTYDSACCLASPLEEEEDAGSRLGLGLGLGLTSPSSEKSLEFDSGYSEASWQDEGVVLRRTRNVRVSSSACLRTNLAPSGRVRPKSTSDASLESWTSFEANDPEDWTTSLLTRGRNRQPLVLGDNSFADLIQNWMDLPDFPEPAELKPSSGCRLARGFLVNMRRKIAGMSKSVEERVRMRSSDSSSRVSRTAMAPKRLSCPLGVQAPAPRQSPFFHQSHSGLHDLDTDFYQFTALMQTGSRQPIICNDIIGYI; this comes from the exons atg ctGTGTCTGCGTGACTCTGGATGCTGCCTGCGGGACCAGATGCACTACATGATGAGGTCCCTGCAGGACCTGAAGCACTTTAGAAGGACCTGCCCTGCTGCTGCCCCTGCAATCACCCCTGCCCACCGCTCTGCAGTGGCACGAGCCTGCTATCAGAGGGCACTTCAGCTGGAGCGCCGTACCCGTCTGCGCATCTCTGACGCTAGTACGGCCAGCACCTATGACTCAGCCTGCTGTCTGGCCAGtccactggaggaggaggaggatgcaggCAGCCGGCTGGGTCTGGGCCTTGGCCTGGGTCTGACCTCCCCCAGTAGTGAGAAAAGTCTGGAGTTTGACTCTGGCTACTCTGAGGCCTCCTGGCAGGACGAGGGCGTGGTTCTCAGGAGGACCAGGAATGTACGGGTGTCCTCCTCTGCCTGCCTCCGCACCAACCTGGCCCCCAGTGGCCGGGTCCGACCCAAATCCACATCAGACGCATCCCTGGAGAGTTGGACCTCATTCGAGGCCAATGACCCTGAGGACTGGACCACATCGCTGCTGACGCGGGGACGGAACAGACAACCTCTGGTACTGGGGGACAACAGCTTTGCTGACCTCATACAGAACTGGATGGACCTACCGGACTTCCCCGAACCAGCAGAACTGAAGCCCAGCTCTGGGTGCAGACTGGCTCGAGGCTTCTTGGTCAACATGAGGCGGAAAATAGCTGGCATGTCAAAGAGtgtagaggagagggtgaggatgAGGTCCTCAGATTCTTCTTCTCGTGTGAGTCGGACAGCTATGGCCCCCAAACGACTCTCCTGCCCCCTAGGGGTGCAGGCCCCTGCCCCGCGCCAGTCCCCCTTCTTCCACCAGTCCCACTCTGGCCTTCATGATCTAGACACAGACTTCTATCAATTCACTGCcctcatgcagactggcagcagaCAGCCTATTATCTGTAATGACATCATTGGCTACATCTGA